A part of Miscanthus floridulus cultivar M001 chromosome 6, ASM1932011v1, whole genome shotgun sequence genomic DNA contains:
- the LOC136461273 gene encoding uncharacterized protein, translating into MEPLAAENEKLKEARNLSEKNIQRAQRERDLAESNARDLEYQKGVLTEKLAVVSEQVRMQSEQLAAISDQLKYASEQLERKSEQLNSVSKQKAEQDAELGQMRQTIDQLHQEKAKEAEQADKLAEELKGEFLLEAKVQKENFDTIVAAFKPVLDCIDLKTAT; encoded by the exons ATGGAGCCCCTTGCAgcggagaatgaaaaactcaaagaggccaggAACCTCTCGGAGAAGAATATCCAGCGAGCCCAACGCGAACGAGACCTTGCGgagtccaacgcgcgggacctagaataccaaaaaGGGGTCCTTACTGAAAAGCTGGCAGTTGTGTCTGAGCAAGTGCGGATgcagtccgagcagctggccgctATCTCCGACCAACTAAAATATGCTTCCGAGCAGCTGGAGAGGAAAAGTGAACAGCTCAATAGTGTATCCAAACAGAAAGCAG agcaagatgctgaGCTCGGCCAGATGCGCCAGACCATCGATCAACTTCACCAAGAAAAAGCAAAGGAAGCAGAGCAGGCggacaaacttgctgaggagctgaaaggtgaattccttCTG gaggccaaGGTCCAGAAGGAGAACTTTGATACTATAGTCGCCGCATttaagccggtgcttgactgcatcgaccTGAAGACGGCCACTTAG
- the LOC136459694 gene encoding uncharacterized protein: protein MNPPHPEPGLPRRHHHLVHLHLDPRHHHHVHIHLCCCHDHHHHHPHLLAPAPPAHLHDNQQRHPAPVLFPNTYPSAAPWQPEPPRAAVREDVEDLDPEPRPLHAEEEDEEPVFVLTDEWAEFFAKSEAKRRLAKQQQKKGRK, encoded by the exons ATGAATCCGCCGCACCCAGAGCCGGGCCttccccgccgccaccaccacctggTCCACCTCCACCTCGACCCGCGCCACCACCATCACGTCCACATCCACCTCTGCTGCtgccatgaccaccaccaccaccacccccaccTGCTCGCTCCCGCGCCGCCGGCCCACCTCCACGACAACCAGCAGCGGCACCCGGCCCCCGTGCTCTTCCCCAACACCTACCCGAGCGCGGCGCCCTGGCAACCGGAGCCGCCCCGCGCCGCCGTAAGAGAGGACGTGGAGGATTTGGATCCCGAGCCGAGGCCGCTGCACGCGGAGGAGGAAGACGAGGAGCCGGTGTTCGTGCTTACGGACGAGTGGGCGGAGTTCTTCGCCAAATCCGAGGCCAAGAGGAGACTGG CTAAACAGCAGCAGAAGAAGGGCCGGAAGTGA